A genomic region of Antennarius striatus isolate MH-2024 chromosome 2, ASM4005453v1, whole genome shotgun sequence contains the following coding sequences:
- the guca1b gene encoding guanylyl cyclase-activating protein 2, with product MGQHLSEDTDPDKEIDVAELQEWYKKFVVECPSGTLFMHEFKSFFGVTENKEAADYIENMFRAFDKNGDNTIDFLEYVAALNLVLRGKLEHKLKWTFKMYDKDGSGYIDKTELLEIVESIYRLKKACHGELDEECNLLTPDQVVERIFELVDENGDGELSLDEFIDGARRDKWVMKMLQMDVNPGDWMNDRRRSANF from the exons ATGGGTCAGCACCTGAGTGAAGACACCGACCCCGACAAGGAGATCGACGTGGCTGAGCTGCAGGAGTGGTACAAGAAGTTCGTGGTGGAGTGTCCGAGTGGAACGCTCTTCATGCACGAGTTCAAAAGCTTCTTTGGCGTAACGGAAAACAAAGAAGCTGCGGATTATATAGAGAACATGTTCAGAGCCTTCGACAAGAACGGA GACAACACCATTGACTTCCTGGAGTACGTGGCCGCCTTGAACTTAGTCCTGAGGGGGaaactggagcacaagctgAAATGGACCTTCAAAATGTACGACAAGGACGGAAGCGGATACATCGACAAAACGGAGCTTCTTGAGATTGTGGAG TCCATCTACCGGCTGAAGAAGGCCTGTCACGGAGAGCTGGATGAAGAATGCAACCTGCTGACTCCAGACCAGGTGGTGGAGCGGATATTTGAGCTGGTGGACGAAAATGGAGATG GGGAGCTCTCGCTGGACGAGTTCATCGACGGGGCGCGGCGGGACAAGTGGGTGATGAAGATGCTGCAGATGGACGTGAACCCAGGCGACTGGATGAACGACCGCCGGCGCAGCGCCAACTTCTAA